The following coding sequences are from one Salvia hispanica cultivar TCC Black 2014 chromosome 3, UniMelb_Shisp_WGS_1.0, whole genome shotgun sequence window:
- the LOC125215351 gene encoding dolichyl-diphosphooligosaccharide--protein glycosyltransferase subunit 4A-like — protein sequence MIDDQDLGFFANFLGIFIFVLVIAYHYVTADPKFEGN from the coding sequence ATGATTGATGATCAAGACCTGGGCTTCTTTGCCAATTTTCTTggtattttcatatttgttcTGGTGATTGCCTACCACTACGTGACAGCGGACCCAAAATTCGAGGGCAACTGA
- the LOC125215793 gene encoding probable serine/threonine-protein kinase PBL15 encodes MKIDPKTKKPQQQWKPFTARYCCSADDRANFGNMSSKKPPSSSNSSSKNLTAPAQMPSFRKLSFSDSSLRSTSGRLNEDLAQTFAGDLHDFQLSELRGATQNFAAHFLLGEGGFGRVHKGYLEEGLKPGLKAQPAAVKLLNIEGLQGHREWLAEVIFLGQLRHPNLVKLIGYCCEDEERLLVYEFMPRGSLENHLFKRMSVCLPWATRLKIAIGAAKGLAFLHGAEKPVIYRDFKASNILLDSEFNAKLSDFGLAKMGPEGSNTHVTTRVMGTYGYAAPEYVNTGHLTTKSDIYSFGVVLLEFLTGRRAMDRSRAEHEQSLVDWTRPYLTSSRKMRCIMDPRFAGQYSVRGAREMGLLAQQCVSLNPKDRPKMPAIIETLENIQHLRDMAITNGQWPVTPKNSRNDNSVGKGRRQNSLGCRSAAVAASPRTK; translated from the exons ATGAAGATCGATCCGAAAACGAAAAAGCCGCAGCAGCAGTGGAAGCCCTTCACGGCCCGGTACTGCTGCTCGGCCGACGACCGCGCCAACTTCGGCAACATGAGCAGCAAGAAGCCGCCTTCGTCATCGAACTCTTCGTCGAAGAATTTGACGGCGCCGGCGCAGATGCCGTCGTTCAGGAAGCTGTCCTTCTCCGACAGCAGCCTGAGGTCGACGTCGGGCCGGCTCAACGAGGACCTGGCGCAGACGTTCGCGGGCGACCTGCACGACTTCCAGCTCAGCGAGCTGCGCGGCGCCACGCAGAACTTCGCCGCCCATTTCCTCCTCGGAGAAGGAGGGTTTGGTAGGGTCCACAAGGGCTATTTGGAGGAGGGGCTCAAACCCGGGCTGAAAGCTCAGCCGGCTGCAGTCAAGCTGCTCAATATCGAAGGCCTCCAAGGCCACCGCGAATGGCTC GCGGAGGTTATATTTCTTGGGCAGTTGAGGCATCCCAATTTGGTTAAGTTGATTGGCTACTGCtgtgaagatgaagagaggCTTCTTGTATATGAGTTCATGCCACGTGGAAGCTTGGAAAATCATCTATTCAAAA GAATGTCTGTTTGTTTGCCATGGGCAACAAGGTTGAAGATTGCTATAGGCGCAGCCAAAGGCCTTGCTTTCCTACACGGTGCTGAGAAACCAGTCATTTACCGCGACTTTAAGGCCTCTAATATTTTACTTGACTCG gaATTCAACGCTAAATTATCTGATTTTGGACTAGCAAAAATGGGACCGGAAGGTTCAAACACTCATGTCACCACTCGTGTGATGGGGACATACGGTTATGCCGCTCCTGAATACGTCAACACCg GTCACCTAACCACAAAGAGCGACATCTACAGTTTTGGAGTGGTTCTACTAGAATTTCTAACGGGCCGGAGAGCGATGGACAGAAGCCGGGCCGAACACGAGCAAAGCTTAGTGGATTGGACCCGGCCCTATTTGACGAGCAGTCGGAAAATGCGGTGTATAATGGACCCAAGATTTGCAGGCCAGTACTCCGTTAGGGGGGCTAGAGAAATGGGCCTTTTGGCCCAACAATGCGTGAGCTTGAACCCGAAGGACAGGCCCAAAATGCCTGCGATTATCGAAACGCTAGAGAACATTCAACATTTGAGGGATATGGCCATCACAAACGGGCAGTGGCCCGTTACGCCTAAAAACAGCCGAAATGACAACTCGGTTGGCAAAGGGAGGAGGCAGAATAGCCTCGGCTGTAGAAGTGCTGCCGTCGCCGCCAGCCCAAGAACGAAATAA